From a region of the Mytilus galloprovincialis chromosome 3, xbMytGall1.hap1.1, whole genome shotgun sequence genome:
- the LOC143066937 gene encoding pyruvate kinase-like, which produces MSVFSPFPIGDSVSGRLDQLCKLDIDCDQHELMGKMTGIIGTIGPACDSVEMLTDMFVAGLNICRMNLAYRTHQYFADIIKRIHQIVPKIGHQIAIGTDITGPGIRLGYLKGEVGLGQELKMAVGDKMRFTSDPTYRECGTPENMFVEVGEAIDRVQIGNQVIIEDGPLTFKVTAKGKDYVDCCVEEPGELGGRMLWTIPRLILKEPKLSVQDKQELDFALEHHVDMIFASFVYDPALVHEIREYLGERGKTMKIVSKIENYEGIKRYDEILEVSDGIMVARGNLGIDISPEKVFIAQKMMIGRANNVGKPVICATQMLASMIQNPRPTRAEVADVANAVIDGADCVMLSRETARGKNPLKSLQTICNVSREAEQALYRDQLFHDLRVMVESEPTDATHTAALSAVEAAMKCHARAIVVITATGRSAALIAKYRPPCVIIAITRFPHTARSLHLHRGVLPILYQGERTAEWINDVDNRINNGLMIAKELQYIDSGDICVLVTGWTAGTGRTNTVRIITCPTSESPQMYVRIHGSMSEELLDLDVMDSPIHR; this is translated from the exons ATGAGTGTGTTTAGTCCTTTCCCTATTGGGGACTCAGTGTCAGGAAGGCTTGACCAGCTGTGTAAACTGGACATTGACTGTGATCAACATGAACTAATGGGAAAGATGACCGGTATTATTGGCACAATAG gtCCAGCATGTGATTCCGTGGAAATGTTAACAGATATGTTTGTAGCAGGACTTAATATCTGTAGAATGAACTTAGCCTACAGAACACACCAG tattttgcAGATATTATCAAAAGAATTCATCAAATTGTGCCAAAGATTGGACATCAAATTGCTATCGGTACAGATATAACAGGGCCAGGAATTAGATTGGGATACCTCAAAGGG GAAGTAGGATTAGGACAGGAACTTAAGATGGCGGTAGGAGATAAGATGAGATTTACTTCTGATCCGACATACAGAGAATGTGGGACTCCAGAGAATATGTTTGTAGAAGTAGGGGAGGCTATAGATAGAGTTCAGATTGGCAATCAAGTCATTATAGAGGATGGACCTCTCACCTTTAAAGTTACAGCAAAAG GTAAAGATTACGTAGATTGCTGTGTAGAAGAACCGGGAGAGTTAGGAGGAAGGATGTTATGGACTATACCTAGACTTATCCTAAAGGAACCTAAACTGTCAGTCCAAGATAAACAAGAACTCGACTTTGCTTTAGAACatcat GTAGATATGATATTTGCCTCCTTTGTGTATGATCCTGCCTTAGTCCATGAAATTAGAGAATATCTGGGAGAGAGAGGAAAGACAATGAAGATTGTGTCCAAAATTGAGAACTATGAAGGAATCAAAAG ATATGATGAAATATTAGAGGTGTCAGACGGTATAATGGTTGCCAGGGGAAACTTGGGAATTGACATTTCGCCAGAGAAAGTTTTCATTGCACAGAAAATGATGATTGGCAGAGCTAACAATGTGGGCAAGCCTGTTATTTGTGCAACACAG atgCTAGCTAGTATGATTCAGAACCCTCGTCCAACGAGAGCTGAAGTTGCAGATGTTGCTAATGCTGTCATAGATGGCGCTGATTGTGTGATGTTGTCAAGGGAAACAGCCAGAGGGAAAAATCCACTGAAATCATTACAAACAATATGTAATGTGAGTAGAGAAGCTGAACAGGCTTTATACAGAGATCAGTTATTCCATGATCTGAGAGTAATGGTGGAGTCAGAGCCTACTGATGCCACACATACAGCCGCTTTGTCTGCCGTTGAAGCCGCAATGAAATGTCATGCCAGAGCGATAGTTGTTATCACTGCCACTGGCAG GTCAGCAGCACTGATTGCTAAATATCGTCCCCCATGTGTAATCATAGCTATTACAAGATTTCCTCACACAGCTAGAAGTCTACATCTACACAGAGGAGTATTACCTATACTTTATCAAG GTGAGAGAACAGCAGAATGGATAAATGATGTGGATAACAGAATAAACAATGGTCTAATGATAGCTAAAGAATTACAGTATATTGATTCTGGAGATATCTGCGTGTTAGTGACTGGATGGACAGCTGGTACTGGGAGGACAAACACTGTCCGAATTATCACGTGTCCAACCTCAGAAAGTCCACAGATGTATGTGAGAATCCATGGCTCCATGTCCGAGGAATTGTTAGACTTAGATGTTATGGACTCTCCAATTCACAGATAA